The DNA sequence CACGATGACCGCGGCGCTCCTGCTGATCGCCGCCGCCGTGTGCGTCGCTCCGTGGCGCAGCGCCGCCACAGAGCGGCTGCGTGACCTCGCCGAGGGCTCCACCGTCGGCTCCGCCGCGGCTGCCGACTCTGATGCGGGTGTTGTCGGAGGTCCCCTCCCACGTCGGTCGTGGCTGTTCCCGCGGCTGGGCGTGCTGTCCCCGGCCCTCGATCGTGTCCGGCGGGGACGCACCGGACCCGCGGACACCGGGTCCCTCGCGCGGATGCTCGACCTGCTCGCGGTGGCGCTGCTCGCCGGACTGCCCACCCACCTGGCGCTGGGCGCCGTCGGGGACGCGGTCGCCCCCATCGACCCGGACGTGGCGGGGCCCCTCCACGCCGCCGCGGCGCGCGTGCGTCTCGGAGCGACCCCCGCCCAGGCGTGGCGC is a window from the Dietzia sp. JS16-p6b genome containing:
- a CDS encoding type II secretion system F family protein, with amino-acid sequence MTAALLLIAAAVCVAPWRSAATERLRDLAEGSTVGSAAAADSDAGVVGGPLPRRSWLFPRLGVLSPALDRVRRGRTGPADTGSLARMLDLLAVALLAGLPTHLALGAVGDAVAPIDPDVAGPLHAAAARVRLGATPAQAWREVPGADRLAPVASVLARATDGGGSVRAALDHAAGRMRSDADAAATARAERAAVLVAGPLGLCFLPAFVCLGVLPVVVGLADGMLPGVLP